In one Trichosurus vulpecula isolate mTriVul1 chromosome 8, mTriVul1.pri, whole genome shotgun sequence genomic region, the following are encoded:
- the LOC118829015 gene encoding olfactory receptor 13A1-like, giving the protein MAVNNQTMVTEFTLQGFSETPPLQLALFCVFFFLYIMAIAGNALIVGAISLDSGLHIPMYFFLANLAILDIGCTTTVLPKLLENLADKKSISYAGCMTQLYFLTWFLGAELLLFTAMAYDRYVAICHPLHYTIMMSRMTCILLAGSVWAVSAISSSVHTGLMTQLTFCGSNQIKHFLCEIPTLLLLSCTSTYLNNIMIVIADIYFGVINFMLTMVSYGFIISSILKIRTTEGKKKAFSTCSSHLIVVTIYYTTVIYTYILPGSGSSMNNGKVVAVLYTTISPTLNPLIYTLRNKDFKTALKKMFPFIK; this is encoded by the coding sequence ATGGCAGTGAACAATCAAACGATGGTGACTGAGTTTACCCTGCAGGGTTTCTCTGAGACACCTCCCCTTCAGCTTGCCCTCTTTTGcgtcttcttcttcctttatatCATGGCCATAGCAGGCAATGCTCTCATTGTGGGGGCCATAAGCCTAGATTCAGGTCTCCATATccccatgtattttttccttgcCAACCTGGCCATCTTAGATATTGGCTGCACAACCACAGTTCTGCCCAAATTGCTAGAGAACCTCGCCGACAAGAAATCTATCTCCTATGCTGGGTGCATGACTCAGTTGTATTTCCTTACATGGTTTTTGGGTGCTGAACTCCTGCTCTTCACAGCTATGGCTTATGACAGGTATGTGGCCATCTGCCACCCCCTTCATTATACTATCATGATGAGTAGAATGACTTGCATCCTCCTAGCTGGTAGTGTGTGGGCTGTTAGTGCCATAAGTTCATCAGTACACACTGGCCTTATGACACAGTTAACCTTCTGTGGCTCAAATCAAATTAAGCACTTTTTATGTGAAATTCCCACTTTGCTACTGCTCTCCTGCACCTCCACATACCTGAACAATATCATGATAGTCATTGCAGATATATACTTTGGGGTGATTAATTTTATGCTCACTATGGTGTCCTACGGCTTCATCATTTCCAGCATCTTGAAGATCCGCACCACAGAGGGCAAGAAGAAAGCCTTCTCTACCTGTTCCTCCCACCTCATTGTGGTCACTATATATTATACCAcagttatatacacatacattctccCAGGCTCTGGGTCCTCCATGAATAATGGCAAAGTAGTGGCTGTGCTATACACCACTATTAGCCCCACTTTAAACCCTCTCATTTACACTCTACGCAACAAAGATTTCAAAACAGCCCTCAAGAAAATGTTTCcattcattaaataa